The following proteins are co-located in the Halopelagius inordinatus genome:
- a CDS encoding S1C family serine protease encodes MDHDGSAERTGYEGGLPRRAVLAGAATLLAGCSASQSEGETVGSDGNDDAGRTEAGTGATAFASDPPARVRQRGGQYVSVYEAVIPSVAFIRVSTARGDAQGSGWVYDGDYVVTNAHVVSGGDDITVEFREGDWSRAEVVGSDTRTDLAVLSVERVPSYAEPLSLVDEEPPVGTKVMALGAPFSLSGSASAGIVSGLDRSIRTRTGFLVADGIQTDAAVNPGNSGGPLVDLDGRVVGVINSGGGDNVAFAVSAAVVDDVVPSLVEDGRHRAAYIGIRAQSVTPAVASVYGFEEASGVLVADVVSGSPADGVLRGATGTRSSLGDTVPTGADVIRAVEDTPIETEDDLSSYLAAEAQPNETATFEVWRDGELVELELTFGTAPDR; translated from the coding sequence ATGGACCACGACGGGAGCGCAGAGCGGACGGGGTACGAGGGCGGACTACCGAGACGGGCGGTGCTCGCCGGGGCGGCGACGCTTCTCGCGGGATGTTCGGCGTCGCAGTCCGAGGGCGAGACGGTCGGTTCGGACGGGAACGACGACGCCGGACGGACCGAGGCGGGGACGGGCGCGACGGCGTTCGCGTCCGACCCGCCGGCACGGGTTCGACAGCGCGGAGGCCAGTACGTCTCCGTCTACGAGGCGGTCATCCCCTCCGTGGCGTTCATCCGCGTCTCGACGGCGCGCGGCGACGCGCAGGGTTCTGGGTGGGTGTACGACGGCGACTACGTCGTCACGAACGCCCACGTCGTCTCCGGAGGAGACGACATCACGGTGGAGTTCCGCGAGGGCGACTGGTCGCGCGCGGAGGTGGTCGGGAGCGACACCCGAACCGACCTCGCGGTTCTCTCAGTCGAACGCGTCCCCTCCTACGCGGAACCGTTGTCGCTCGTCGACGAGGAACCGCCGGTCGGAACCAAGGTGATGGCTCTCGGCGCGCCGTTCTCGCTTTCGGGGTCCGCCTCCGCGGGCATCGTCAGCGGCCTCGACCGGTCGATACGAACTCGGACCGGATTTCTCGTCGCCGACGGAATCCAGACGGACGCCGCGGTGAACCCCGGCAACTCCGGCGGGCCGTTGGTGGACCTCGACGGGCGCGTCGTCGGCGTCATCAACTCCGGCGGCGGCGACAACGTGGCGTTCGCCGTCTCCGCCGCCGTCGTAGACGACGTCGTGCCGTCTCTCGTCGAGGACGGGCGTCACCGAGCGGCCTACATCGGAATCCGCGCGCAGTCCGTGACCCCCGCCGTCGCCTCCGTCTACGGGTTCGAGGAGGCGAGCGGGGTTCTCGTCGCGGACGTCGTCTCCGGGAGTCCGGCCGACGGCGTCCTCCGCGGCGCGACGGGCACTCGAAGCAGTCTCGGCGATACGGTGCCGACCGGTGCGGACGTGATTCGCGCCGTCGAAGACACGCCCATCGAGACGGAGGACGACCTGTCGTCGTACCTCGCGGCCGAGGCGCAACCGAACGAGACGGCGACGTTCGAGGTGTGGCGCGACGGCGAACTCGTCGAACTGGAGTTGACGTTCGGCACCGCGCCGGACCGGTGA